The DNA window TGAGACCTTCGCGTCCTACGGACTCGCAGACGCGCAGATCAGGGAGCTGATCGCGTGGTCCGCGCGCTGGGAGGCGGACATCCGGCGCCGGTTGGCGAACGGGGAGACCGGGCCGACCGGCATCCTCGACGACGGGTGGGACACCTACCTCGACCAGCCCTGACCGACGCCCCACCTCGCCGGCCTTCGATGTCAATCTTGACGAGTTGCCGTTTCGGGCGGACGACAAGTCGCCAAGATCGGGCGCCGGGAATCGGCGTCGTCGCGGGTGAGCGCCTAGCCTGGGCGGGTGAGCGGGTGCGTGTTCTGCGGGATCGTGGCGGGTGAGGTGCCGGCGTTCCGGGTCGCCGACGAGGCGGACGGCGTGGCCTTCCTGGACACCCGGCCGGTGTTCAAGGGCCACGTGCTGGTGGTGCCGCGCACGCACCTGGTCACCCTGGCCGACCTGCCGGCCGACGCGCTGCCCGGCTACTTCCGGCTGGTGCAGCGGCTCGCCGTGGCCGTGGAGGCCGGCCTGGGGTCCGGTGGGACGTTCGTGGCCATGAACAACAAGGTGTCCCAGTCGGTCCCGCACCTGCACACCCACGTGGTGCCGCGGACCAAGGGCGACGGGCTGCGCGGCTTCTTCTGGCCGCGGACCCGCTACGCCGACGACGCCGAGGCCGAGGACTTTGCGGGCCGGATCGCCGCCGCGCTCGCCTGAGGGCCGGGACCGCGGGTAAGGAACCGGGGGCCGGCGCTGTTGAACCCGCTGGGAAAGCCAAGAGAGGAGTCCCACCGTGTTCCTTCGCCGCATCAAGGCCGAGATGATCTCTCCCGACCAGGCCCTGCCAGGCCGTCCGATCGCGATGCCGATCGCCGACCGGCACGAGGTGCTGCAGTCCTCGTTGAAGGGTCCCTTCCCCGAGGGCGCGCAGGTCGCCGTATTCGGGATGGGCTGTTTCTGGGGTGCCGAGCGGCTGTTCTGGACCCTCCCGGGCGTCATCACCACGTCGGCCGGTTACGCGGGTGGCTACACCACGAACCCGACGTACGAGGAGGTCTGCTCGGGGATGACGGGGCACGCCGAGGTGGTCCAGGTGGTCTACGACCCGTCGCAGATCAGCTACGAGGACCTGCTCAAGGTCTTCTGGGAGAACCACGACCCGACCCAGGGCATGCGCCAGGGCAACGACGTCGGCACGCAGTACCGGTCGGCCATCTACGCGACCACCGACGAGCAGTTGGCGACCGCGCAGGCCTCGCGGGACGCGTTCGCGCCGATCGTGGCCCGGGCCGGCAAGGGTGAGATCACCACGGAGATCGCCCGGCTCGGCGACTACTACTTCGCCGAGGACTACCACCAGCAGTACCTGGCGCCGACCAAGAACCCGAACGGGTACTGCAACCACGGCCCCAACGGGCTGAGCTGCCCGGTGGGCGTGGCCCGCACCGCCGGCTGACCGACCCGACGAGCGTTTCCCGGGTCTGCGGTGTTTGTCACACCGCGGGCCCGGTCCGATTCGGGCACCCGGACCGCCGGGCAACCGGATCTTCGCCCAGGCCAGCTGCCGATTCGGCGAGGTCGCGCATCCTAGCAAAGACGCAACGTCTCCGACATCAGCTCAACAGGCGAGCTGCAACGACCTCTGGCAGCATTGCCTCGCATGTGCGGACTGGCAGGAGAGTTCCGGCGGGACGGATCGCGGGCCGACGTCGCGGCGGTGGAGCGGATGGCGGCCACCATGAGCGACCGGGGCCCCGACGACAGCGGGGTCTGGTCCCAGGGGCCGATCGCCCTCGGGCACCGCCGCCTGAAGATCATCGACCTCTCGGCCGCCAGCGGTCAGCCCCTGGTCGACCCGGCCGCCGGGCTCACCGGCGTCTTCAACGGCTGCATCTACAACTACCGCGAGCTGCGCGAGGAGTTGCAGGCCAAGGGCCACCGCTTCTTCTCGGCCGGCGACAGCGAGGTCGTCGTCAAGGCGTACGCCGAGTGGGGGCTCGACTTCGTCGACCACCTGGTCGGCATGTTCGCGGTCGCGATCAGCGAGCGGGACACCGGCCGGCTCGTGCTGGCCCGGGACCGGCTCGGCATCAAGCCGCTCTACCTGGCCGAGGGCCCCGGCGTGGTGCGCTTCGCCTCCACCCTGCCGGCGCTGCTCGCCGGCGGCGGTGTCGACACCGGCATCGACCCGGTGGCGCTCGCCCACTACCTGAGCTTCCACAGCATCGTGCCGCCGCCGCGGACCATCCTGCGCGGCGTCGCCAAGCTCCCCCCGGCCACGGTCCGGGTGTACGAGCCGGACGGCACCGCCCACGACCGGGTCTACTGGGACCCGGCCTTCACCCGCGCCGCCGAGCGGGCCGGCTGGTCCGAGCGGGACTGGCAGGACGCCCTGCTGGAGTCGCTGACCACCGCCGTCCGCCGCCGGATGGTGGCCGACGTGCCGGTGGGCGTGCTGCTCTCCGGCGGGCTCGACTCCAGCCTCGTGGTCGCGCTGCTGGCGGGCGAGGGGCAGTCCGGGCTGGCCACCTTCTCCATCGGCTTCGACGCGGTCGGCGGCCGGGAGGGCGACGAGTTCGTCTACTCCGACCTGGTCGCGAAGACCTTCGGCACCGACCACCACCAGATCCGGGTGCCCACCGGCGACCTGCTGCCGCCGCTGGAGGCCGCTGTCGCCGCGATGAGCGAACCGATGGTCAGCCACGACTGCGTGGCGTTCCGGCTGCTCAGCCAGGAGGTCGCCCGGCACGTGAAGGTGGTCCAGTCCGGCCAGGGCGCGGACGAGATCCTGGGCGGCTACCACTGGTACCCGCCGTTGGCCGGCGTCGACCGGGAGCGGGCGCTGGAGACGTACGCGAAGGCGTTCTTCGACCGCGACGCGGCCGGCCTGGCCTGGGTGCTCAACCCGGCGTGGCTGGCCGACGGCGACCCGGCGCGGGAGTTCGTGGCCGCGCACCTCGGCCGGCCCGGGGCGCAGACCGCGGTGGACGCCGGCCTGCGCATCGACACGCAGGTCATGCTCACCGACGACCCGGTCAAGCGGGTCGACAACATGACCATGGCGCACGGGCTGGAGGCCCGGGTGCCGTTCCTCGACCACGAGTTCGTCGAGCTGGCCGCGAGCTGCCCGCCGGAGCTGAAGCTGGCCCAGGGCGGCAAGGGCGTGCTCAAGGAGATCGGCCGGCGGGTCCTGCCGCACGAGGTCATCGACCGGCCGAAGGGCTACTTCCCCGTTCCGGGCCTCACCCACCTGGAGGACAAGCTCCTCGACCGGGTACGCGACGCGCTCACCGCACCCGAGGCCCGCCGCCGCGACCTGTTCCGCGCCGACTACGTCGACGCGCTGCTGGCCGACCCGAACGCCGAACTGACCCCGTTGAACGGAAACAAGCTGTGGCAGCTGGGACTCCTGGAAATGTGGCTCCAGAGCCACGGAATCGACTGACCGTGACGGACACTCTCGCCACCGGCGCGGCACGTAGCGACCGGGAACGGGTGCTGGGCCGGCGCCGGGAACGGGTCGGCCCGGGCGGCGACCCGGTCGCACCCGGGGCTTCCGAGCCCCGGCGGCAGCCCGAGGACGGGTCCGGCGTGGTGCTGGACTGCGGCTGGGGCCGGCTGGTCTTCGGGCAGACCTTCGCCGAGCAGGTCGAGGTAGCCGACGTGCTGCGCTCCGAGGCGGTCGGCGCCCGGGACATCTGCGTCTACCTGCGCGACCCGCACGTGCTGGTCTCCCGCCTCCCCGACGAGCTGTTCATCGACCCGTCGCTGACCTACCGGCTGCCGCTGGGCGAGCACCGGCCGGCGGCCACCGAGAGCGGCGAGATCCCTGGGCTGGCCGTCCGGCCGCTGCGCGACGCCGGCGACGCGGACGCGGTGAACCGGATCTACGCCCGCAACGGCATGGTCACCGCGCCGGTGGACGTGCTGGTCGACAACGCCGGCACCGACCGGTTCCTGCACCTGGTCGCCGAGGACGCGACCGGCGAGGTGGTCGGCACGATCACCGGAGTGGACCACGTGGCGGTCTTCGGCGACCCGGAGAACGGCGCCAGCCTCTGGTGCCTGACCGTGGACTTCAACACCGCGCCGCCCGGCACCGGCCAGGCGCTGCTCACCGCGCTGGCCGACCGGCTCGACGCACGCGGGCGGGCGTACGTGGACCTGTCGGTGCTGGCCGAGAACTCGGGGGCGATCCGGCTCTACGAGCGGCTCGGCTTCCACCGCACCGGGGCGCTCTGCGTGAAGCGGAAGAACCCCATCAACGAGCGGCTGTTCCTGCCGGCCATGCCGGCGGGCTATGACGAGCTGAACCCGTACGCGAAGATCGTCGCGGACGAGGCGATGCGGCGCGGAATCCGGGTGGAGGTGACCGATCCGCGCTGGGGCGAGCTGCGGTTGAGCATCGGCGGCCGGACGGTCCATACCCGCGAGTCGCTCTCCGAGCTGACCTCGGCGGTGGCGATGAGCCGCTGCGACGACAAGCGCGTCACCCGGCGCATCCTCACCGAGGCGGGCCTGTCGGTGCCGCGCGGCCGGACGGCCACCGGCGACGCCGACGACCTGGCGTTCCTGGCCGACGTCGGCCCGGTGGTGGTGAAGCCGGCTCGGGGCGAGCAGGGCAACGGCATCACGGTCGGGGTACGCACGCCGGAGGCGCTGACCGCCGCCGTCGAGCTGGCCCGCCGGTTCTGCCCGGACGTGCTGATCGAGGAGCTGCGGGAGGGCGAGGACCTGCGGGTGGTCGTCATCGACCACGAGGTGGTGGCCGCGGCGGTCCGCCGGCCCGCGCAGATCACCGGGGACGGTGTGCACGACGTCACCGAGCTGATCGAGCGGCAGAGCCGCCGCCGCGAGGCCGCCACCGGCGGCGAGTCCCGGATCCCGATCGACGACATGACCCGCGAGGTGGTGGCCGAGGCCGGTCACCGGATGCACGACGTGCTCCCCGAGGGGCAGGTGCTGGCGGTCCGCCGCACGGCGAACCTGCACACCGGGGGCACCATCCACGACGTGACCGCCGCGCTGCACCCGGCCATCGCCGAGGCGTGCGTGACGGCCAGCCGGGCGCTGGACATCCCGGTCACCGGGCTGGACCTGCTGGTCCCCGCCGCCGACCGGCCGGAGCACGTGTTCATCGAGGCGAACGAGCGGCCCGGCCTGGCCAACCACGAGCCGCAGCCGACCGCCGAACGCTTCGTCGACCTGCTCTTCCCCGGCACCCGGGCGCCGCGGCGGCTCTGGTCGCCGGCCGGGGCGGGAGGGGCCGCGTGAGCGCGAAGCCCCTCGAACTCGACCTCGACTACCTGCGCCAGGTGCTGGTGGAGCTGCTGGAGATCCCCAGCCCGTCGGGGCGTACCGACCACGTGCAGCAGTACGTGGGCGAACGGCTCTCGGCACTCGGCATCGGCTCGACGCTGACCCGGCGCGGTGCGCTGAGCGCGTCCCTGCCCGGACCGCGGTCGACCGGCGCCGACCGGGCGATCGTGGTGCACACCGACACCATCGGCGGCATGGTGAAGCGGCTCAAGGAGAACGGCCGGCTGGAGGTCAACCCGGTCGGCACGCACAGCGCCCGCTTCGCCGAGGGCGCCCACGTACGGATCTTCACCGACGACCTGGACCGGGTGGTCACCGGCCAGGTGCTGCCGCTCAAGGCCAGCGGGCACCGCTACAACGAGGGCGTCGACCTCCAGGGGGTCGGCTGGGAACTGGTCGAGGTCCGGGTCGACGAGCCGGTCACCGACGAGGCCGGTCTCCGGGCGCTCGGCGTCGACGCCGGGGACTTCGTCGCGCTGCTCGCCAACCCGATGATCACCCCGAGCGGGTACGTCAAGTCCCGGCACCTGGACGACAAGGCCGGGGTGGCCGCCGTGCTGACCGCGTTCAAGGCGATGGTCGACGCGGGCGTCACCCCGGCGGTCACAGCGCACCTGCTGGTCACGGTCACCGAGGAGATCGGGCACGGGGCCAGCCACGGCCTCGACCCCGACGTCGCGGAGATCGTCTCGGTGGACGCCGCGGTGGTCGCGCCGGGCCAGCAGTCCCGGGAGGACGCCGCCACCCTGGCCATGGGCGACGGGGTGGGCCCGTTCGACTACCACCTCACCCGGCACCTCGCCGCGATCGCCCGGGAACACGGTGTCCACCTGGTCCGGGACGTCTTCGACTACTACCGCTCGGACGTGGCGGCGGCGGTCGAGGCGGGCGCGCACGCCCGGGTGGCGCTGCTCGGCTTCGGCGTGGACGCCACCCACGGGCACGAGCGCACCCACCTGGACGGGCTGCGGCACCTCGCCCAACTGCTCTGCCTCTATCTCCAGAAGCCGCTGGTCTTCCCCGAGTGGGACGCCGAACCCGAGGGCGACCTGGCCGACTTCCCGTCGCTGGCCGTCCAGCCCGCCTCCGAGGAGGGCCCCCGGGAGGGCCCGATCGGCGTGGAGTGATCGGGCCGGCGCTCCGGATTCCGGCTCGGGCCTGTGATCCAAATCCGTTGCCGAGCCCGACGGGAAGTCGATAGCGTGGCAGTACACGGGAAAGGAGGTGGTCCAGACTTGTATAGCAATCGGACTCGTGAGGTGGCTGTCCGCTAGCCGCTGTCCTCGACAGTGAAACACCGTCCGCCGCGAGGCGGGCATCATGCACCATCGTCGAGACCGTGTGGCAGCGGTGCGGCGAAACCACGACAGCCACCCGACCCCCGGGGTGCCGGCCCAGTCCAGCCGGCCCGCGCGCGAGCGCGGAAGCCCCGGGGGTCGCTTCATGTCTGCGGCAGGAGGCACCGCGTGTCGATGCGCGAGCTGGCGATCCTCGGTACGGCGAGCCAGGCGCCCACCCGCCAGCGCAACCACAACGGCTACCTGCTGCGCTGGGACGACGAGGTGTTCCTCTTCGACCCGGGCGAGGGCAGCCAGCGGCAGATGCTGCACACCGGCATCTCCGCCACCGACCTGACCCGGATCTGCGTCACCCACTTCCACGGCGACCACTGCCTGGGCCTGCCCGGCATGATCCAGCGGTTCTCCCTGGACCGGGTCCCGCACCCGGTGGCCGTGCACTTCCCCGCCGGGGGCGCCGAATACTTCGCCCGGCTGCGCCACGCGACGAGCTTCTACGAGACCGCCGAGCTGGCCGTCGAGCCGATCGAGGCGGACGGGCAGCGGATCACGCTGGGCGTCGGCACGCTGGAGGCCCGCCGGCTGCGGCACCCCATCGAGACGTACGGTTACCGGCTCGTCGAGCCGGACGGCTGCCGGATCCTGCCGGAGAAGCTGTCCGCGTACGGCATCGCCGGCCCGGCGGTCGGGCAGCTCCTCCGCGACGGCCACCTGGACCTGGACGGA is part of the Micromonospora halotolerans genome and encodes:
- a CDS encoding HIT family protein produces the protein MSGCVFCGIVAGEVPAFRVADEADGVAFLDTRPVFKGHVLVVPRTHLVTLADLPADALPGYFRLVQRLAVAVEAGLGSGGTFVAMNNKVSQSVPHLHTHVVPRTKGDGLRGFFWPRTRYADDAEAEDFAGRIAAALA
- the msrA gene encoding peptide-methionine (S)-S-oxide reductase MsrA gives rise to the protein MFLRRIKAEMISPDQALPGRPIAMPIADRHEVLQSSLKGPFPEGAQVAVFGMGCFWGAERLFWTLPGVITTSAGYAGGYTTNPTYEEVCSGMTGHAEVVQVVYDPSQISYEDLLKVFWENHDPTQGMRQGNDVGTQYRSAIYATTDEQLATAQASRDAFAPIVARAGKGEITTEIARLGDYYFAEDYHQQYLAPTKNPNGYCNHGPNGLSCPVGVARTAG
- a CDS encoding N-acetylglutaminylglutamine amidotransferase; this encodes MCGLAGEFRRDGSRADVAAVERMAATMSDRGPDDSGVWSQGPIALGHRRLKIIDLSAASGQPLVDPAAGLTGVFNGCIYNYRELREELQAKGHRFFSAGDSEVVVKAYAEWGLDFVDHLVGMFAVAISERDTGRLVLARDRLGIKPLYLAEGPGVVRFASTLPALLAGGGVDTGIDPVALAHYLSFHSIVPPPRTILRGVAKLPPATVRVYEPDGTAHDRVYWDPAFTRAAERAGWSERDWQDALLESLTTAVRRRMVADVPVGVLLSGGLDSSLVVALLAGEGQSGLATFSIGFDAVGGREGDEFVYSDLVAKTFGTDHHQIRVPTGDLLPPLEAAVAAMSEPMVSHDCVAFRLLSQEVARHVKVVQSGQGADEILGGYHWYPPLAGVDRERALETYAKAFFDRDAAGLAWVLNPAWLADGDPAREFVAAHLGRPGAQTAVDAGLRIDTQVMLTDDPVKRVDNMTMAHGLEARVPFLDHEFVELAASCPPELKLAQGGKGVLKEIGRRVLPHEVIDRPKGYFPVPGLTHLEDKLLDRVRDALTAPEARRRDLFRADYVDALLADPNAELTPLNGNKLWQLGLLEMWLQSHGID
- the ngg gene encoding N-acetylglutaminylglutamine synthetase gives rise to the protein MTDTLATGAARSDRERVLGRRRERVGPGGDPVAPGASEPRRQPEDGSGVVLDCGWGRLVFGQTFAEQVEVADVLRSEAVGARDICVYLRDPHVLVSRLPDELFIDPSLTYRLPLGEHRPAATESGEIPGLAVRPLRDAGDADAVNRIYARNGMVTAPVDVLVDNAGTDRFLHLVAEDATGEVVGTITGVDHVAVFGDPENGASLWCLTVDFNTAPPGTGQALLTALADRLDARGRAYVDLSVLAENSGAIRLYERLGFHRTGALCVKRKNPINERLFLPAMPAGYDELNPYAKIVADEAMRRGIRVEVTDPRWGELRLSIGGRTVHTRESLSELTSAVAMSRCDDKRVTRRILTEAGLSVPRGRTATGDADDLAFLADVGPVVVKPARGEQGNGITVGVRTPEALTAAVELARRFCPDVLIEELREGEDLRVVVIDHEVVAAAVRRPAQITGDGVHDVTELIERQSRRREAATGGESRIPIDDMTREVVAEAGHRMHDVLPEGQVLAVRRTANLHTGGTIHDVTAALHPAIAEACVTASRALDIPVTGLDLLVPAADRPEHVFIEANERPGLANHEPQPTAERFVDLLFPGTRAPRRLWSPAGAGGAA
- a CDS encoding osmoprotectant NAGGN system M42 family peptidase codes for the protein MSAKPLELDLDYLRQVLVELLEIPSPSGRTDHVQQYVGERLSALGIGSTLTRRGALSASLPGPRSTGADRAIVVHTDTIGGMVKRLKENGRLEVNPVGTHSARFAEGAHVRIFTDDLDRVVTGQVLPLKASGHRYNEGVDLQGVGWELVEVRVDEPVTDEAGLRALGVDAGDFVALLANPMITPSGYVKSRHLDDKAGVAAVLTAFKAMVDAGVTPAVTAHLLVTVTEEIGHGASHGLDPDVAEIVSVDAAVVAPGQQSREDAATLAMGDGVGPFDYHLTRHLAAIAREHGVHLVRDVFDYYRSDVAAAVEAGAHARVALLGFGVDATHGHERTHLDGLRHLAQLLCLYLQKPLVFPEWDAEPEGDLADFPSLAVQPASEEGPREGPIGVE
- a CDS encoding ribonuclease Z — its product is MSMRELAILGTASQAPTRQRNHNGYLLRWDDEVFLFDPGEGSQRQMLHTGISATDLTRICVTHFHGDHCLGLPGMIQRFSLDRVPHPVAVHFPAGGAEYFARLRHATSFYETAELAVEPIEADGQRITLGVGTLEARRLRHPIETYGYRLVEPDGCRILPEKLSAYGIAGPAVGQLLRDGHLDLDGRRVTRDEVSVTRPGQRFAFVMDTGLCDGVWALAEHADLLVIESTFLESEAALAAEVGHLTAGQAARVAAESGVRTLVLTHFSQRYADLRRFADEAREHFAGELVIAEDLMTVPVPPRRVASAG